Proteins from one Pithys albifrons albifrons isolate INPA30051 chromosome 2, PitAlb_v1, whole genome shotgun sequence genomic window:
- the LPIN1 gene encoding phosphatidate phosphatase LPIN1 isoform X2: MNYVGQLAGQVFVTVKELYKGLNPATLSGCIDIIVVRQPDGNLQCSPFHVRFGKMGVLRSREKVVDIEINGEAVDLHMKLGDNGEAFFVQETDNDQEVIPYHLSTSPILSEGTALMESQLKRNSIDRIRNLDTSASSQLPPQTHGSQPSTETSPVCTSVKKRRKKRRKSAHKIDSLKREDTHGDTSEDEDMFPIEISSEEEKEPLDSSRIPVPDVFVDDVSDIKAPAVSVLSQSAPYPHSDGEWSPLQSQSDSRPPTPQSDSELVSKPMDRSGLKNNPHMHWAWGELPQAAKASSLLKAKEPSVVDVNPSESTHFRVIQSSPVEEFSTVSPLPALGQADAATADESEPLPVETNKPETELPGAAVPPLPANEEIKQAAACSTQPTGKTDSPSRKKDKRSRHLGDDGVYLDDLTDMDPEVAALYFPKNGDNVQSKNTTDTGPHSASHSPQSVGSSGVDSGAESTSDGIRDLPSIAISLCGGLTDNKEITREEFIEHAVTYQQFVDNPAIIDDPNLVVKIGNKYYNWTTAGPLLLAMQAFQKPLPKATVESIMRDKMPKKGGRWWFSWRGRNSTIKEETKPEQGMSESGLMEDSSQMSRANRIKDESSSSDEDPRAAKQNLGSLQTNSSHLSLLSGISYKKSLRLTSDQLKSLKLKNGPNDVTFSVTTQYQGTCRCEGTIYLWNWDDKVVISDIDGTITRSDTLGHILPTLGKDWTHQGIAKLYHKVSQNGYKFLYCSARAIGMAGMTRGYLHWVNERGTVLPQGPVLLSPSSLFSALHREVIEKKPEKFKVQCLTDIKNLFYPNTEPFYAAFGNRPADVYSYKQVGVSLNRIFTVNPKGELIQEHAKTNISSYVRLCEVVDHIFPLLKRSHSSDFPCSDTYSQFTYWREPLPPFETQDVHPALS; this comes from the exons ATGAATTACGTTGGACAGTTAGCAGGACAAGTATTTGTAACTGTGAAGGAGCTCTACAAGGGACTGAACCCAGCCACATTGTCAGGATGTATAGATATAATTGTTGTGCGTCAGCCAGATGGAAATCTTCAGTGTTCCCCTTTCCATGTTCGCTTTGGAAAAATGGGAGTTCTACGTTCTAGGGAGAAAGTG GTTGACATAGAAATTAATGGAGAAGCTGTAGATTTGCACATGAAACTGGGAGACAATGGGGAGGCCTTTTTTGTGCAGGAGACGGATAATGATCAG gaggTGATTCCTTATCATCTCTCCACATCTCCCATTCTGTCTGAGGGAACTGCTTTAATGGAATCTCAGCTGAAGAGGAATTCCATAGATAGAATAAGAAACCTGGACACTAGTGCATCCTCACAATTACCACCCCAAACCCATGGATCCCAGCCTTCTACTGAAACATCTCCAGTCTGTACCTCtgtgaaaaaaaggaggaagaagaggaggaagtcTGCCCATAAAATAGACAGCTTAAAAAGAGAAGACACACATGGAGACACATCAGAAGATGAAGACATGTTTCCTATAGAGATTAgctcagaggaagaaaaagaaccaTTGGACAGTTCAAG GATCCCTGTTCCAGATGTGTTTGTTGATGATGTATCTGACATAAAGGCTCCTGCAGTTTCTGTGCTTTCCCAGTCTGCACCTTACCCTCATTCAGATGGAGAATGGTCACCTCTTCAAAG ccAATCAGATTCACGCCCTCCTACTCCTCAGAGTGACTCAGAATTAGTCAGTAAACCTATGGACAGAAGTGGACTGAAGAATAATCCCCACATGCACTGGGCATGGGGAGAGCTACCCCAGGCTGCAAAG GCCAGTTCTCTGCTCAAAGCAAAGGAACCCAGTGTAGTGGATGTAAATCCTTCTGAAAGCACTCACTTTCGGGTCATCCAAAGCTCTCCTGTGGAGGAGTTTAGTACAGTGTCTCCTTTGCCTGCCCTTGGACAAGCAGATGCAGCAACTGCTGATGAAAGTGAGCCCTTACCAGTTGAAACAAATAAGCCAGAGACAGAATTGCCAGGAGCAGCTGTACCACCGTTGCCTGCCaatgaagaaataaagcaaGCTGCAGCTTGCTCAACCCAACCAACTGGCAAGACAGATTCCCCTTCAAGAAAGAAAG ATAAACGAAGCCGGCATCTTGGTGATGATGGTGTCTATTTAGATGACCTCACTGACATGGATCCAGAAGTTGCTGCACTTTATTTCCCTAAGAA tggGGATAATGTCCAAAGCAAGAACACGACTGACACGGGGCCACATTCAGCCAGCCACTCTCCACAGTCTGTCGGGAGCTCAGGTGTTGACAGTGGAGCTGAAAGCACCTCGGATGGAATTCGGGATTTGCCCTCCATTGCCATTTCTCTCTGTGGAGGCCTTACTGACAACAAAGAGATAACCAGAG AAGAATTCATAGAACATGCAGTGACATATCAGCAGTTTGTGGACAATCCTGCTATCATTGATGACCCCAACCTTGTGGTTAAGATTGGAAATAA GTACTATAACTGGACAACAGCTGGTCCCCTTCTGCTGGCGATGCAGGCATTCCAGAAACCTTTGCCAAAG GCAACTGTGGAATCTATAATGAGGGACAAGATGCCCAAAAAAGGTGGAAGGTGGTGGTTTTCATGGCGAGGGAGGAACAGCACTATTAAAGAG GAAACAAAGCCAGAGCAAGGTATGAGTGAGAGTGGACTTATGGAGGACTCTTCACAGATGAGCAGGGCAAACAG AATAAAAGATGAATCTTCTTCAAGCGATGAAGACCCTAGAGCTGCCAAACAGAACCTCGGGTCATTACAAACCAACTCGAGTCATCTCTCATTATTGTCTGGAATCAGTTACAAAAAATCACTTCGACTCACTTCTGACCAGCTT AAAAGCTTAAAGCTCAAGAATGGCCCCAATGATGTGACTTTCAGTGTAACAACACAGTATCAAGGCACTTGCCGCTGCGAAGGCACCATTTACCTGTGGAATTGGGATGATAAAGTTGTTATTTCTGACATTGATGGAACAATCACACG gtCAGATACTTTAGGTCATATTTTGCCAACTCTTGGCAAAGACTGGACACACCAAGGGATCGCAAAGTTGTACCATAAAGTGAGCCA AAATGGATATAAATTTTTGTACTGCTCAGCACGTGCTATTGGAATGGCAGGCATGACCAGAGGATACTTGCACTGGGTCAATGAACGAGGAACTGTACTGCCTCAGGGGCCAGTGTTGCTGAGTCCAAGCAGCCTCTTCTCAGCTCTTCACAG GGAGGTTATAGAAAAGAAGCCAGAGAAATTTAAAGTTCAGTGTTTGACAGACATCAAAAATTTGTTTTATCCTAACACAGAACCCTTTTATGCTGCTTTTGGAAACAGACCTGCT
- the LPIN1 gene encoding phosphatidate phosphatase LPIN1 isoform X1, with the protein MNYVGQLAGQVFVTVKELYKGLNPATLSGCIDIIVVRQPDGNLQCSPFHVRFGKMGVLRSREKVVDIEINGEAVDLHMKLGDNGEAFFVQETDNDQEVIPYHLSTSPILSEGTALMESQLKRNSIDRIRNLDTSASSQLPPQTHGSQPSTETSPVCTSVKKRRKKRRKSAHKIDSLKREDTHGDTSEDEDMFPIEISSEEEKEPLDSSRIPVPDVFVDDVSDIKAPAVSVLSQSAPYPHSDGEWSPLQSQSDSRPPTPQSDSELVSKPMDRSGLKNNPHMHWAWGELPQAAKVSSASSLLKAKEPSVVDVNPSESTHFRVIQSSPVEEFSTVSPLPALGQADAATADESEPLPVETNKPETELPGAAVPPLPANEEIKQAAACSTQPTGKTDSPSRKKDKRSRHLGDDGVYLDDLTDMDPEVAALYFPKNGDNVQSKNTTDTGPHSASHSPQSVGSSGVDSGAESTSDGIRDLPSIAISLCGGLTDNKEITREEFIEHAVTYQQFVDNPAIIDDPNLVVKIGNKYYNWTTAGPLLLAMQAFQKPLPKATVESIMRDKMPKKGGRWWFSWRGRNSTIKEETKPEQGMSESGLMEDSSQMSRANRIKDESSSSDEDPRAAKQNLGSLQTNSSHLSLLSGISYKKSLRLTSDQLKSLKLKNGPNDVTFSVTTQYQGTCRCEGTIYLWNWDDKVVISDIDGTITRSDTLGHILPTLGKDWTHQGIAKLYHKVSQNGYKFLYCSARAIGMAGMTRGYLHWVNERGTVLPQGPVLLSPSSLFSALHREVIEKKPEKFKVQCLTDIKNLFYPNTEPFYAAFGNRPADVYSYKQVGVSLNRIFTVNPKGELIQEHAKTNISSYVRLCEVVDHIFPLLKRSHSSDFPCSDTYSQFTYWREPLPPFETQDVHPALS; encoded by the exons ATGAATTACGTTGGACAGTTAGCAGGACAAGTATTTGTAACTGTGAAGGAGCTCTACAAGGGACTGAACCCAGCCACATTGTCAGGATGTATAGATATAATTGTTGTGCGTCAGCCAGATGGAAATCTTCAGTGTTCCCCTTTCCATGTTCGCTTTGGAAAAATGGGAGTTCTACGTTCTAGGGAGAAAGTG GTTGACATAGAAATTAATGGAGAAGCTGTAGATTTGCACATGAAACTGGGAGACAATGGGGAGGCCTTTTTTGTGCAGGAGACGGATAATGATCAG gaggTGATTCCTTATCATCTCTCCACATCTCCCATTCTGTCTGAGGGAACTGCTTTAATGGAATCTCAGCTGAAGAGGAATTCCATAGATAGAATAAGAAACCTGGACACTAGTGCATCCTCACAATTACCACCCCAAACCCATGGATCCCAGCCTTCTACTGAAACATCTCCAGTCTGTACCTCtgtgaaaaaaaggaggaagaagaggaggaagtcTGCCCATAAAATAGACAGCTTAAAAAGAGAAGACACACATGGAGACACATCAGAAGATGAAGACATGTTTCCTATAGAGATTAgctcagaggaagaaaaagaaccaTTGGACAGTTCAAG GATCCCTGTTCCAGATGTGTTTGTTGATGATGTATCTGACATAAAGGCTCCTGCAGTTTCTGTGCTTTCCCAGTCTGCACCTTACCCTCATTCAGATGGAGAATGGTCACCTCTTCAAAG ccAATCAGATTCACGCCCTCCTACTCCTCAGAGTGACTCAGAATTAGTCAGTAAACCTATGGACAGAAGTGGACTGAAGAATAATCCCCACATGCACTGGGCATGGGGAGAGCTACCCCAGGCTGCAAAGGTATCCAGT GCCAGTTCTCTGCTCAAAGCAAAGGAACCCAGTGTAGTGGATGTAAATCCTTCTGAAAGCACTCACTTTCGGGTCATCCAAAGCTCTCCTGTGGAGGAGTTTAGTACAGTGTCTCCTTTGCCTGCCCTTGGACAAGCAGATGCAGCAACTGCTGATGAAAGTGAGCCCTTACCAGTTGAAACAAATAAGCCAGAGACAGAATTGCCAGGAGCAGCTGTACCACCGTTGCCTGCCaatgaagaaataaagcaaGCTGCAGCTTGCTCAACCCAACCAACTGGCAAGACAGATTCCCCTTCAAGAAAGAAAG ATAAACGAAGCCGGCATCTTGGTGATGATGGTGTCTATTTAGATGACCTCACTGACATGGATCCAGAAGTTGCTGCACTTTATTTCCCTAAGAA tggGGATAATGTCCAAAGCAAGAACACGACTGACACGGGGCCACATTCAGCCAGCCACTCTCCACAGTCTGTCGGGAGCTCAGGTGTTGACAGTGGAGCTGAAAGCACCTCGGATGGAATTCGGGATTTGCCCTCCATTGCCATTTCTCTCTGTGGAGGCCTTACTGACAACAAAGAGATAACCAGAG AAGAATTCATAGAACATGCAGTGACATATCAGCAGTTTGTGGACAATCCTGCTATCATTGATGACCCCAACCTTGTGGTTAAGATTGGAAATAA GTACTATAACTGGACAACAGCTGGTCCCCTTCTGCTGGCGATGCAGGCATTCCAGAAACCTTTGCCAAAG GCAACTGTGGAATCTATAATGAGGGACAAGATGCCCAAAAAAGGTGGAAGGTGGTGGTTTTCATGGCGAGGGAGGAACAGCACTATTAAAGAG GAAACAAAGCCAGAGCAAGGTATGAGTGAGAGTGGACTTATGGAGGACTCTTCACAGATGAGCAGGGCAAACAG AATAAAAGATGAATCTTCTTCAAGCGATGAAGACCCTAGAGCTGCCAAACAGAACCTCGGGTCATTACAAACCAACTCGAGTCATCTCTCATTATTGTCTGGAATCAGTTACAAAAAATCACTTCGACTCACTTCTGACCAGCTT AAAAGCTTAAAGCTCAAGAATGGCCCCAATGATGTGACTTTCAGTGTAACAACACAGTATCAAGGCACTTGCCGCTGCGAAGGCACCATTTACCTGTGGAATTGGGATGATAAAGTTGTTATTTCTGACATTGATGGAACAATCACACG gtCAGATACTTTAGGTCATATTTTGCCAACTCTTGGCAAAGACTGGACACACCAAGGGATCGCAAAGTTGTACCATAAAGTGAGCCA AAATGGATATAAATTTTTGTACTGCTCAGCACGTGCTATTGGAATGGCAGGCATGACCAGAGGATACTTGCACTGGGTCAATGAACGAGGAACTGTACTGCCTCAGGGGCCAGTGTTGCTGAGTCCAAGCAGCCTCTTCTCAGCTCTTCACAG GGAGGTTATAGAAAAGAAGCCAGAGAAATTTAAAGTTCAGTGTTTGACAGACATCAAAAATTTGTTTTATCCTAACACAGAACCCTTTTATGCTGCTTTTGGAAACAGACCTGCT
- the LPIN1 gene encoding phosphatidate phosphatase LPIN1 isoform X4, translating to MNYVGQLAGQVFVTVKELYKGLNPATLSGCIDIIVVRQPDGNLQCSPFHVRFGKMGVLRSREKVVDIEINGEAVDLHMKLGDNGEAFFVQETDNDQEVIPYHLSTSPILSEGTALMESQLKRNSIDRIRNLDTSASSQLPPQTHGSQPSTETSPVCTSVKKRRKKRRKSAHKIDSLKREDTHGDTSEDEDMFPIEISSEEEKEPLDSSRIPVPDVFVDDVSDIKAPAVSVLSQSAPYPHSDGEWSPLQSKPIDCTGQTSLLTVPADGGLSNSCPQQSSHFSLPDSQSDSRPPTPQSDSELVSKPMDRSGLKNNPHMHWAWGELPQAAKASSLLKAKEPSVVDVNPSESTHFRVIQSSPVEEFSTVSPLPALGQADAATADESEPLPVETNKPETELPGAAVPPLPANEEIKQAAACSTQPTGKTDSPSRKKDKRSRHLGDDGVYLDDLTDMDPEVAALYFPKNGDNVQSKNTTDTGPHSASHSPQSVGSSGVDSGAESTSDGIRDLPSIAISLCGGLTDNKEITREEFIEHAVTYQQFVDNPAIIDDPNLVVKIGNKYYNWTTAGPLLLAMQAFQKPLPKATVESIMRDKMPKKGGRWWFSWRGRNSTIKEETKPEQGMSESGLMEDSSQMSRANRIKDESSSSDEDPRAAKQNLGSLQTNSSHLSLLSGISYKKSLRLTSDQLKSLKLKNGPNDVTFSVTTQYQGTCRCEGTIYLWNWDDKVVISDIDGTITRSDTLGHILPTLGKDWTHQGIAKLYHKVSQNGYKFLYCSARAIGMAGMTRGYLHWVNERGTVLPQGPVLLSPSSLFSALHREVIEKKPEKFKVQCLTDIKNLFYPNTEPFYAAFGNRPADVYSYKQVGVSLNRIFTVNPKGELIQEHAKTNISSYVRLCEVVDHIFPLLKRSHSSDFPCSDTYSQFTYWREPLPPFETQDVHPALS from the exons ATGAATTACGTTGGACAGTTAGCAGGACAAGTATTTGTAACTGTGAAGGAGCTCTACAAGGGACTGAACCCAGCCACATTGTCAGGATGTATAGATATAATTGTTGTGCGTCAGCCAGATGGAAATCTTCAGTGTTCCCCTTTCCATGTTCGCTTTGGAAAAATGGGAGTTCTACGTTCTAGGGAGAAAGTG GTTGACATAGAAATTAATGGAGAAGCTGTAGATTTGCACATGAAACTGGGAGACAATGGGGAGGCCTTTTTTGTGCAGGAGACGGATAATGATCAG gaggTGATTCCTTATCATCTCTCCACATCTCCCATTCTGTCTGAGGGAACTGCTTTAATGGAATCTCAGCTGAAGAGGAATTCCATAGATAGAATAAGAAACCTGGACACTAGTGCATCCTCACAATTACCACCCCAAACCCATGGATCCCAGCCTTCTACTGAAACATCTCCAGTCTGTACCTCtgtgaaaaaaaggaggaagaagaggaggaagtcTGCCCATAAAATAGACAGCTTAAAAAGAGAAGACACACATGGAGACACATCAGAAGATGAAGACATGTTTCCTATAGAGATTAgctcagaggaagaaaaagaaccaTTGGACAGTTCAAG GATCCCTGTTCCAGATGTGTTTGTTGATGATGTATCTGACATAAAGGCTCCTGCAGTTTCTGTGCTTTCCCAGTCTGCACCTTACCCTCATTCAGATGGAGAATGGTCACCTCTTCAAAG TAAGCCTATAGATTGTACAGGGCAAACCTCTCTCCTCACTGTTCCAGCAGACGGAGGCTTATCTAACTCTTGTCCTCAACAATCTTCTCACTTTTCTCTTCCAGACAG ccAATCAGATTCACGCCCTCCTACTCCTCAGAGTGACTCAGAATTAGTCAGTAAACCTATGGACAGAAGTGGACTGAAGAATAATCCCCACATGCACTGGGCATGGGGAGAGCTACCCCAGGCTGCAAAG GCCAGTTCTCTGCTCAAAGCAAAGGAACCCAGTGTAGTGGATGTAAATCCTTCTGAAAGCACTCACTTTCGGGTCATCCAAAGCTCTCCTGTGGAGGAGTTTAGTACAGTGTCTCCTTTGCCTGCCCTTGGACAAGCAGATGCAGCAACTGCTGATGAAAGTGAGCCCTTACCAGTTGAAACAAATAAGCCAGAGACAGAATTGCCAGGAGCAGCTGTACCACCGTTGCCTGCCaatgaagaaataaagcaaGCTGCAGCTTGCTCAACCCAACCAACTGGCAAGACAGATTCCCCTTCAAGAAAGAAAG ATAAACGAAGCCGGCATCTTGGTGATGATGGTGTCTATTTAGATGACCTCACTGACATGGATCCAGAAGTTGCTGCACTTTATTTCCCTAAGAA tggGGATAATGTCCAAAGCAAGAACACGACTGACACGGGGCCACATTCAGCCAGCCACTCTCCACAGTCTGTCGGGAGCTCAGGTGTTGACAGTGGAGCTGAAAGCACCTCGGATGGAATTCGGGATTTGCCCTCCATTGCCATTTCTCTCTGTGGAGGCCTTACTGACAACAAAGAGATAACCAGAG AAGAATTCATAGAACATGCAGTGACATATCAGCAGTTTGTGGACAATCCTGCTATCATTGATGACCCCAACCTTGTGGTTAAGATTGGAAATAA GTACTATAACTGGACAACAGCTGGTCCCCTTCTGCTGGCGATGCAGGCATTCCAGAAACCTTTGCCAAAG GCAACTGTGGAATCTATAATGAGGGACAAGATGCCCAAAAAAGGTGGAAGGTGGTGGTTTTCATGGCGAGGGAGGAACAGCACTATTAAAGAG GAAACAAAGCCAGAGCAAGGTATGAGTGAGAGTGGACTTATGGAGGACTCTTCACAGATGAGCAGGGCAAACAG AATAAAAGATGAATCTTCTTCAAGCGATGAAGACCCTAGAGCTGCCAAACAGAACCTCGGGTCATTACAAACCAACTCGAGTCATCTCTCATTATTGTCTGGAATCAGTTACAAAAAATCACTTCGACTCACTTCTGACCAGCTT AAAAGCTTAAAGCTCAAGAATGGCCCCAATGATGTGACTTTCAGTGTAACAACACAGTATCAAGGCACTTGCCGCTGCGAAGGCACCATTTACCTGTGGAATTGGGATGATAAAGTTGTTATTTCTGACATTGATGGAACAATCACACG gtCAGATACTTTAGGTCATATTTTGCCAACTCTTGGCAAAGACTGGACACACCAAGGGATCGCAAAGTTGTACCATAAAGTGAGCCA AAATGGATATAAATTTTTGTACTGCTCAGCACGTGCTATTGGAATGGCAGGCATGACCAGAGGATACTTGCACTGGGTCAATGAACGAGGAACTGTACTGCCTCAGGGGCCAGTGTTGCTGAGTCCAAGCAGCCTCTTCTCAGCTCTTCACAG GGAGGTTATAGAAAAGAAGCCAGAGAAATTTAAAGTTCAGTGTTTGACAGACATCAAAAATTTGTTTTATCCTAACACAGAACCCTTTTATGCTGCTTTTGGAAACAGACCTGCT
- the LPIN1 gene encoding phosphatidate phosphatase LPIN1 isoform X3, translated as MNYVGQLAGQVFVTVKELYKGLNPATLSGCIDIIVVRQPDGNLQCSPFHVRFGKMGVLRSREKVVDIEINGEAVDLHMKLGDNGEAFFVQETDNDQEVIPYHLSTSPILSEGTALMESQLKRNSIDRIRNLDTSASSQLPPQTHGSQPSTETSPVCTSVKKRRKKRRKSAHKIDSLKREDTHGDTSEDEDMFPIEISSEEEKEPLDSSRIPVPDVFVDDVSDIKAPAVSVLSQSAPYPHSDGEWSPLQSQSDSRPPTPQSDSELVSKPMDRSGLKNNPHMHWAWGELPQAAKVSSASSLLKAKEPSVVDVNPSESTHFRVIQSSPVEEFSTVSPLPALGQADAATADESEPLPVETNKPETELPGAAVPPLPANEEIKQAAACSTQPTGKTDSPSRKKDKRSRHLGDDGVYLDDLTDMDPEVAALYFPKNGDNVQSKNTTDTGPHSASHSPQSVGSSGVDSGAESTSDGIRDLPSIAISLCGGLTDNKEITREEFIEHAVTYQQFVDNPAIIDDPNLVVKIGNKYYNWTTAGPLLLAMQAFQKPLPKATVESIMRDKMPKKGGRWWFSWRGRNSTIKEETKPEQGMSESGLMEDSSQMSRANRIKDESSSSDEDPRAAKQNLGSLQTNSSHLSLLSGISYKKSLRLTSDQLKSLKLKNGPNDVTFSVTTQYQGTCRCEGTIYLWNWDDKVVISDIDGTITRSDTLGHILPTLGKDWTHQGIAKLYHKVSHSFFFYICSQKWI; from the exons ATGAATTACGTTGGACAGTTAGCAGGACAAGTATTTGTAACTGTGAAGGAGCTCTACAAGGGACTGAACCCAGCCACATTGTCAGGATGTATAGATATAATTGTTGTGCGTCAGCCAGATGGAAATCTTCAGTGTTCCCCTTTCCATGTTCGCTTTGGAAAAATGGGAGTTCTACGTTCTAGGGAGAAAGTG GTTGACATAGAAATTAATGGAGAAGCTGTAGATTTGCACATGAAACTGGGAGACAATGGGGAGGCCTTTTTTGTGCAGGAGACGGATAATGATCAG gaggTGATTCCTTATCATCTCTCCACATCTCCCATTCTGTCTGAGGGAACTGCTTTAATGGAATCTCAGCTGAAGAGGAATTCCATAGATAGAATAAGAAACCTGGACACTAGTGCATCCTCACAATTACCACCCCAAACCCATGGATCCCAGCCTTCTACTGAAACATCTCCAGTCTGTACCTCtgtgaaaaaaaggaggaagaagaggaggaagtcTGCCCATAAAATAGACAGCTTAAAAAGAGAAGACACACATGGAGACACATCAGAAGATGAAGACATGTTTCCTATAGAGATTAgctcagaggaagaaaaagaaccaTTGGACAGTTCAAG GATCCCTGTTCCAGATGTGTTTGTTGATGATGTATCTGACATAAAGGCTCCTGCAGTTTCTGTGCTTTCCCAGTCTGCACCTTACCCTCATTCAGATGGAGAATGGTCACCTCTTCAAAG ccAATCAGATTCACGCCCTCCTACTCCTCAGAGTGACTCAGAATTAGTCAGTAAACCTATGGACAGAAGTGGACTGAAGAATAATCCCCACATGCACTGGGCATGGGGAGAGCTACCCCAGGCTGCAAAGGTATCCAGT GCCAGTTCTCTGCTCAAAGCAAAGGAACCCAGTGTAGTGGATGTAAATCCTTCTGAAAGCACTCACTTTCGGGTCATCCAAAGCTCTCCTGTGGAGGAGTTTAGTACAGTGTCTCCTTTGCCTGCCCTTGGACAAGCAGATGCAGCAACTGCTGATGAAAGTGAGCCCTTACCAGTTGAAACAAATAAGCCAGAGACAGAATTGCCAGGAGCAGCTGTACCACCGTTGCCTGCCaatgaagaaataaagcaaGCTGCAGCTTGCTCAACCCAACCAACTGGCAAGACAGATTCCCCTTCAAGAAAGAAAG ATAAACGAAGCCGGCATCTTGGTGATGATGGTGTCTATTTAGATGACCTCACTGACATGGATCCAGAAGTTGCTGCACTTTATTTCCCTAAGAA tggGGATAATGTCCAAAGCAAGAACACGACTGACACGGGGCCACATTCAGCCAGCCACTCTCCACAGTCTGTCGGGAGCTCAGGTGTTGACAGTGGAGCTGAAAGCACCTCGGATGGAATTCGGGATTTGCCCTCCATTGCCATTTCTCTCTGTGGAGGCCTTACTGACAACAAAGAGATAACCAGAG AAGAATTCATAGAACATGCAGTGACATATCAGCAGTTTGTGGACAATCCTGCTATCATTGATGACCCCAACCTTGTGGTTAAGATTGGAAATAA GTACTATAACTGGACAACAGCTGGTCCCCTTCTGCTGGCGATGCAGGCATTCCAGAAACCTTTGCCAAAG GCAACTGTGGAATCTATAATGAGGGACAAGATGCCCAAAAAAGGTGGAAGGTGGTGGTTTTCATGGCGAGGGAGGAACAGCACTATTAAAGAG GAAACAAAGCCAGAGCAAGGTATGAGTGAGAGTGGACTTATGGAGGACTCTTCACAGATGAGCAGGGCAAACAG AATAAAAGATGAATCTTCTTCAAGCGATGAAGACCCTAGAGCTGCCAAACAGAACCTCGGGTCATTACAAACCAACTCGAGTCATCTCTCATTATTGTCTGGAATCAGTTACAAAAAATCACTTCGACTCACTTCTGACCAGCTT AAAAGCTTAAAGCTCAAGAATGGCCCCAATGATGTGACTTTCAGTGTAACAACACAGTATCAAGGCACTTGCCGCTGCGAAGGCACCATTTACCTGTGGAATTGGGATGATAAAGTTGTTATTTCTGACATTGATGGAACAATCACACG gtCAGATACTTTAGGTCATATTTTGCCAACTCTTGGCAAAGACTGGACACACCAAGGGATCGCAAAGTTGTACCATAAAGTGAGCCA tAGTTTCTTCTTTTATATCTGCTCACAGAAATGGATATAA